The window ACTCCAGCAGTGACCGAACCGCGATTTCGACGCCGTCGTCGATCGAGAGGTCCTCGGACCAGTTGGATTCGAGGAACTCCTGGATGTCGTCACGACCCGAGCCGATCGCGACCGCCCGCCACTCCTGTGGCGCGCCCGAGGGGTCGGTCTGGTAGAGACGGGGCTCCGATCCCGAATCGTCCATCCCGGCGATCAGCAGTGCGGCCCCGAACGGCCGGGTCCCGCCGTACTGCGTCGTCTCCTGGATCTCGTCGGAGAGGGTCTTGGTGAGCGTTTCGACGCCGAGCGGTTCGCCGTAGCGCAGGCGGTTCCGCTGGGCGGCCGTCCGCGCCCCGTCGATCAGTCGGCGGGCGTCCGCGACGTGGCCGGCCGACGCCGCTCCGAGGAAGTCGTCGAGTTTGTGCAGCTTCTCGATGCTCTCGCCCTCCATCAGCGGTGAACTGGTCCGCCGCTGTGCGGCGAGCACGACGCCCTCTGCAGTCCGGATACCGAGACTCGGGGCTCCGCGCTTGACCGCTTCGCGAGCGTACTCGACCTGGTAGATGCGCCCGTCCGGGGAGAAGAGCGAGGTCCCCCGATCGTACGCCTGCTGGTCGTTTCGGTTCATCTACCCTCACTCCGACCCGTGGACGGATAAAGCCACCACCGGCACACGTTTTTACCGGAACCCCAGTCAGCGTCGCCGGTGTTCAGGAGTCGACGTCGACGACGTCGGCCCCGGGCGCGTTCTCCTTGACGCTCTCGACGCCCTGTTTGGCCTTCTGTTTCGTCGCGTATCCCTCGCCGCTGTCGGCGATGATGTTGCCGTTTGCGTGGACGAGTCGCCAGCGGTACTTCCCGGAGCGGTCCTCGTACACCTCGAACGTGGCGCTCATACGGCTTGGAATTCGGCGGCGCGACGCAAAAGCGTACCCCCGACGTCACCGGGGTCGGTCGGGGGCACCGAGGGCGGGCCGCCTCATACCGATCACTCCTCGACGCGCTCGTACGTCACGAAGTCGAACTCGTCGTGGGACTCACGCGACGTTTCGATCCACTCCTCGTCGTTCCAGACCGGAAAGCGCGTGTCGCCCTCGTAGGCGCCGTCGATCTCGGTGAGGACGAGTCGCGTCGCGTAGGGGAGGAACTGCTCGTAGACGCGGCCGCCGCCCGCGACGTACGCCGTCTCGACGCCCCGCTCCTCCGCGTCGGCTTCGGCCCGTTCGAGGGCATCTGCGACGGAGTTCGCGAGCACCGCACCCTCCGGAAGGTCGAGCGACCGCGAGGAGAGCACGACGCTCGTCCGGTCGGGGAACGGTTCGCCGAGGGCGTCGACGACCGTCTCGTAGGTCTTCCGACCGACGATCACCGGGTGTCCGGTCGTCGTCCGCTTGAAGTGCTTCAGGTCCTCCGAGTAGTGCCACGGCATCCCGCCGTCGCGGCCGATGACGCCGTTCTCCGCGACGGCGGCGACGAGGACGATTTCGAGGTCGGTGTCGACGGTCGCGTCGTCGACCCCTGCGTCCCGCTCCGCCGTCATCACTCGGCCACCGCGAACCTGATCCCCGGCGCGGGGTCGTACCCCGACAGTTCGACGTCGTCGAAGGACAGTTCGTCCAGGGGGACGTCGGCGACGTCGATGGCGGGCCGCTCGCGGGGCTCGCGGGCGCACTGTTCGAGCAGCCCGGGCACGTGGTCGTACCGCTCTTCGCCGTCGGCCTCCGGCGGGGCTGTCGCTTCGAGCCACTCGCGGACCTCCCGGTAGCCGGATCGGTCCTCGACGGCCGCGACCCGCGACTGCAACTCGTCGAGGTTGTCGGCGTACCACGCGCCGCGCTCGCCCGCCCCGCAGTAGATGTGCGAATCGACGACGGAGTGCGCGAAGCTCCCCGGTTCGAACCCGGTCCGCTGCGCGATGGCGGTCGCAAGCAGCGAGTACGCCGCGATGTTGAACGGGATGCCGAGCGCGACGTCGCCGGAGCGCTGGTGGAGGTGGACGTTCAGCTCGTCGCCCTGGACGTTGAGCACGAACGTGTAGTGACACGGCGGCAACGTCGAGACGGCGGCGTTCGCCGGGTGCCACGCGTTGACGACGATTCGTCGGGAGTTGGGGTTCTCGCGCAACTGATCGAGGACGTACTGAATCTGGTCGAACGTCCCCTCGTCGTTCATCCAGCGGTGCTCGTCCTCGGGCCAGGATTCGCCCGGGAGCCCCTCCTCGGGGACGGGGTACCGCCGCCAGAAGCGCCCGTAGGCGGTGTCGAGGTGGCCCTCCTCGTCGGCCCAGGCGTCCCAGATACCGGTCTCCTCGCGGAGGTTCCGGATGTGTTCCTCGCCGGAGAGGTACCAGACGAACTCGTGGATCAGCGAGTTCCACCGCCCCCCGAGAGGTCCTTCGTGGTGAGAAGCGGGAAGCCCTCCGAGAGGTCGACTTCGTAGTGGCGGCTGAAGGCCGAGATGGTGTCCACGCCCGTGCGGTTCGGCTTGTGTCCCCCGGTTTCGAGGACGTCGGTGACGAGGTCGAGATATTGGCGCATACGGATCGGGTTGGCGTACGTTGTTCGCCCCGCAATCTTGAATCGTTCGGGTGCTCGCGAATCGCCGTCCGACAGTTAAGTGACCGCGCCGCAAACGGCTCCCCGATGGCGACGCTCGCAGAGCCCGCGGTGCTCGCCGCCGCGAAGGACGCGCTCTACCCCGACCTCGAAACCCGAGACGACCAGTACGCCGTCACGGAGACGCAGTTCACGGCCGATTCGTGGGGCGAGTGGCCCGTCCCCGACGACGTCCGCGAGCGGCTCCGACCCTTCAACTCGATCCGGCTCGAATCGGGCGAGCCCGACCTGCTCGGCGTCGGCCCGCCGGCCGGCGAGGTACTCGACGGGTCCGTCGCGAGCGCGCCCGTCGTCGCCGTCGAGGCGAAGGGCCGCCGCGAGAGCGGGACCGTCGACGTCGCCCGCGGCATCGAGCAGGCGCACGCCCGCCTCTCGGAGGTGAACCTCGGCTACGTCGCCGCGCCCGCGACGAGCGTCACCGAGACGGCGCGGTCGCTGGCGCGCGAACTGAACGTCGGCGTCGTCGGCGTCGAGGGTGTCGAGACCGCGACGGTCCTCGAACCGCCGCGCGTGACCGGCGCGGGCGAGTTCTCCACGGGCGTGGAGGCGATCCGGTTCCGGGCGCGCACCCACCAGTTGACCGACGGGAGCTTCCCGGTGAACCACCCGAAGAACTACCTCGGCTACCCCCTCGCGATCGCGGCCGACGACGACACCGACGCGGCCTACGAGGAGCACGTCATCCGGCTCGCGGGCGACGGCCGCCGGGGCGCGGTCCTCCTCGGGCTCGTTGAGGGCCGCGGCGCCGACCGGCTCACGCACCTCGGTCGCGAGGTCGTCCGCTTCGCACGCGCGGAGTGCGGGAGCGTCGAGTCGGCGCTCGCCCGCTTCGATTCGTGGACGGGACGGTCGATCCGCTTCACCGAACTCGCGCCGCGCTGGGCACAACTCGCCCGGAGCGTGACGATGGGGTACGAGCCGACGCGGCTCGTCGTCGAGGCGCTGGAGCGGCTCCACGCCGACGGCGTCCGGCCGGCGACGCTCCCGCAGGTCGCGGCGGCGGCCTGCGAGATCAACCGCCCGCTGGCCGTCGAGGTGTTCTTCACCGAGGGCGGCCGCGACGCCGTGCTCGAACGCGATGGGGCCCTTCGAGCGGAGGCGCTCGACGATCCGGGCGTGTACAAGACGGGGATCCACTTCCAGTACAAGGCGCAGCTCTACCACGTCGGACTCCTGACCGAACGCGGGACCGACGACAGGGCCGCCGCGCTGGCGGACGCGTGGGCGCTCGAACACCCGGTCGGACGGCGGTAGCAAGCGTCCAGTCCGACGGCGGTAGCGAACACCCGGTCGGACGGTGGTGGCGAGTCCGCAGGTACATATACGAAGGCGAGACCACACCCCTCGATGACACGGACGCTCCGCGTCGTCGGCGACG is drawn from Halobellus limi and contains these coding sequences:
- the psmA gene encoding archaeal proteasome endopeptidase complex subunit alpha; this encodes MNRNDQQAYDRGTSLFSPDGRIYQVEYAREAVKRGAPSLGIRTAEGVVLAAQRRTSSPLMEGESIEKLHKLDDFLGAASAGHVADARRLIDGARTAAQRNRLRYGEPLGVETLTKTLSDEIQETTQYGGTRPFGAALLIAGMDDSGSEPRLYQTDPSGAPQEWRAVAIGSGRDDIQEFLESNWSEDLSIDDGVEIAVRSLLESNDDLDAESVTVATVTTDGYRVVSDDEIADVIDEYGSAADADDTEDDA
- a CDS encoding HVO_2922 family protein; translation: MSATFEVYEDRSGKYRWRLVHANGNIIADSGEGYATKQKAKQGVESVKENAPGADVVDVDS
- a CDS encoding dihydrofolate reductase produces the protein MTAERDAGVDDATVDTDLEIVLVAAVAENGVIGRDGGMPWHYSEDLKHFKRTTTGHPVIVGRKTYETVVDALGEPFPDRTSVVLSSRSLDLPEGAVLANSVADALERAEADAEERGVETAYVAGGGRVYEQFLPYATRLVLTEIDGAYEGDTRFPVWNDEEWIETSRESHDEFDFVTYERVEE